In Streptomyces violaceusniger Tu 4113, one DNA window encodes the following:
- the pheS gene encoding phenylalanine--tRNA ligase subunit alpha produces the protein MSAPNKSYDPVEVEALKPEEIARRRDEALAAIAAAGDLEALREVKVAHTGDRSPLALANREIGALPPHAKADAGKRVGQARGQVNQALKARQEELEAERDARVLVEEAVDVTLPYDRTPAGARHPITTLSERIEDVFVAMGYEVAEGPEVEAEWFNFDALNFPPDHPAREMQDTFFVRGAKDGESSGVVLRTHTSPVQIRSMIDREPPIYVICPGRTFRTDELDATHTPVFSQVELLAIDEGLTMADLKGTLDHMVRALFGEGMTTRLRPNFFPFTEPSAEMDMLCYVCRGESVGNPDRPCRTCSSEGWIELGGCGMVNPRVLIACGVDPDKYSGFAFGFGIERMLMFRHNVEDMRDMVEGDVRFTRPFGMEI, from the coding sequence ATGTCGGCACCCAATAAGTCGTACGACCCTGTCGAGGTCGAGGCACTGAAACCGGAAGAGATCGCCCGCAGGCGGGACGAGGCGCTCGCCGCCATCGCCGCCGCCGGGGACCTCGAGGCGCTGCGCGAGGTGAAGGTCGCCCACACCGGCGACCGCTCGCCGCTCGCGCTCGCCAACCGCGAGATCGGCGCCCTGCCACCGCACGCCAAGGCGGACGCGGGCAAGCGCGTCGGCCAGGCCCGCGGCCAGGTCAACCAGGCGCTGAAGGCCCGGCAGGAGGAGCTCGAGGCGGAGCGTGACGCCCGGGTGCTGGTCGAGGAGGCGGTGGACGTCACCCTGCCGTACGACCGGACCCCGGCCGGCGCCCGCCACCCGATCACCACGCTCTCCGAGCGCATCGAGGACGTCTTCGTCGCCATGGGCTACGAGGTCGCCGAGGGCCCCGAGGTGGAGGCCGAGTGGTTCAACTTCGACGCGCTCAACTTCCCGCCCGACCACCCGGCCCGCGAGATGCAGGACACCTTCTTCGTGCGCGGCGCGAAGGACGGCGAATCGTCCGGTGTGGTGCTGCGTACCCACACCTCGCCGGTGCAGATCCGGTCGATGATCGACCGCGAGCCGCCCATCTATGTGATCTGCCCGGGCCGCACCTTCCGCACCGATGAGCTGGACGCCACCCACACCCCCGTCTTCAGCCAGGTGGAGCTGCTCGCCATCGACGAGGGCCTGACCATGGCCGACCTCAAGGGCACGCTCGACCACATGGTGCGGGCGCTGTTCGGGGAGGGCATGACCACCCGGCTGCGGCCGAACTTCTTCCCGTTCACCGAGCCGTCCGCCGAGATGGACATGCTCTGCTACGTGTGCCGGGGCGAGTCCGTGGGCAACCCGGACCGGCCCTGCCGCACCTGCTCCAGCGAGGGCTGGATCGAGCTGGGCGGCTGCGGGATGGTCAACCCGCGGGTGCTCATCGCCTGCGGCGTCGACCCGGACAAGTACAGCGGCTTCGCCTTCGGCTTCGGCATCGAGCGGATGCTGATGTTCCGGCACAACGTGGAAGACATGCGAGACATGGTCGAGGGTGATGTGCGCTTCACCCGGCCCTTCGGGATGGAGATCTGA